The Mastomys coucha isolate ucsf_1 unplaced genomic scaffold, UCSF_Mcou_1 pScaffold4, whole genome shotgun sequence genome has a segment encoding these proteins:
- the Nudt4 gene encoding diphosphoinositol polyphosphate phosphohydrolase 2: MKFKPNQTRTYDREGFKKRAACLCFRSEQEDEVLLVSSSRYPDQWIVPGGGMEPEEEPGGAAVREVYEEAGVKGKLGRLLGIFEQNQDRKHRTYVYVLTVTEILEDWEDSVNIGRKREWFKVEDAIKVLQCHKPV; this comes from the exons ATGAAGTTCAAGCCCAACCAGACGCGGACGTACGACCGCGAGGGCTTCAAGAAGCGGGCGGCCTGCTTGTGCTTCCGCAGCGAGCAGGAGGACGAG GTGCTGTTGGTGAGTAGCAGTCGGTACCCAGACCAATGGATTGTcccaggaggagggatggagcCGGAGGAGGAGCCTGGCGGTGCTGCTGTGAGGGAGGTGTATGAAGAG gctGGAGTCAAAGGAAAATTAGGCAGACTCCTGGGAATATTTGAG CAGAATCAAGACCGGAAGCACAGAACTTATGTTTATGTTCTGACAGTCACTGAAATATTGGAGGACTGGGAAGACTCTGTGAATATAG gcaggaagagagagtggttCAAAGTAGAAGATGCAATCAAGGTTCTTCAGTGTCATAAGCCTGTC
- the Ube2n gene encoding ubiquitin-conjugating enzyme E2 N, producing the protein MAGLPRRIIKETQRLLAEPVPGIKAEPDESNARYFHVVIAGPQDSPFEGGTFKLELFLPEEYPMAAPKVRFMTKIYHPNVDKLGRICLDILKDKWSPALQIRTVLLSIQALLSAPNPDDPLANDVAEQWKTNEAQAIETARAWTRLYAMNNI; encoded by the exons GAAACCCAGCGTTTGCTGGCAGAACCAGTTCCTGGCATTAAAGCAGAACCAGATGAGAGCAACGCCCGTTATTTTCATGTGGTCATTGCTGGCCCCCAGGATTCCCCCTTTGAGGGAGGGACTTTTAAACTTGAACTGTTCCTTCCAGAAGAATATCCAATGGCAGCACCTAAAGTACGTTTCATGACCAAAATTTATCATCCTAATGTAGACAAGTTGGGAAGAATATGTTTAGATATTTTGAAAG ATAAgtggtccccagcactgcagatcCGCACAGTTCTGCTATCAATCCAGGCTTTGTTAAGTGCTCCTAATCCAGATGATCCATTAGCAAATGATGTAGCCGAGCAGTGGAAGACCAACGAAGCCCAAGCCATAGAGACAG CGAGAGCATGGACTAGGCTATATGCCATGAACAATATTTAA